A window of the Chroogloeocystis siderophila 5.2 s.c.1 genome harbors these coding sequences:
- a CDS encoding methyltransferase domain-containing protein, which translates to MHRTIKSLLIAGLGAGGLFVAGCEQQRQFEVEAQQPAPTVQTQAPAATAAPTQPQERAPDVPYVPTPQEVVDQMLQLANVTSNDVVYDLGSGDGRIPITAVQKFGASRAYGFEINPELVQRARQNADTANVSDRVQIVQQDLFQTDLREATVVTLYLLPDINIKLRPKLLRELRPGTRIVSHDFDMGEWQPDNVVRVQGPSRQHTLYLWTVPENVPANLQ; encoded by the coding sequence ATGCATCGAACGATCAAAAGTTTATTAATTGCAGGTTTAGGCGCGGGTGGCTTATTTGTTGCTGGGTGCGAGCAACAACGTCAATTTGAAGTAGAAGCCCAACAACCTGCACCTACAGTTCAAACGCAAGCACCTGCTGCCACGGCTGCGCCGACGCAACCGCAAGAACGCGCACCCGATGTGCCTTATGTGCCGACTCCGCAAGAGGTTGTAGACCAAATGTTGCAGTTGGCAAATGTCACTAGTAACGATGTGGTGTACGATCTAGGAAGTGGTGACGGTAGAATTCCTATTACCGCTGTCCAAAAGTTCGGTGCAAGTCGGGCGTATGGATTTGAAATTAATCCTGAACTCGTACAGCGCGCGCGTCAAAATGCGGATACTGCCAATGTGAGCGATCGCGTGCAAATTGTCCAGCAAGACCTGTTTCAAACCGATTTGCGGGAAGCTACTGTAGTTACACTCTATCTTTTACCAGATATCAACATCAAGTTACGTCCCAAGTTACTACGAGAGTTAAGACCTGGTACTCGCATTGTCTCCCACGACTTTGATATGGGCGAATGGCAACCAGATAATGTTGTTCGAGTTCAAGGACCGAGCCGCCAACATACGCTTTACTTATGGACTGTACCCGAAAACGTGCCTGCAAACTTGCAATAG
- a CDS encoding APC family permease, with amino-acid sequence MEQREHRLNQEEITSTAIAPEPALAFGDAIAIIVGIVIGAGIFETPALVAANSGNGIVALGAWVLGGLISLLGALCYGELATTYPHTGGNYYYLLRAFGKPVAFLFAWARMTVIQTGSIALLAFVFGDYASQLFRLGTYSPSIYAALAIALLTGLNLIGVQQGKVAQNWLTAAKVLGLLLVVGVGLAATIKPPQPTTISSESSLGLVMIFVLLSYGGWNEAAYISAEIRNVRRNMVRSLVWSLGIITAIYLLINLAYLRGLGLAGTAGSQAVAADLMRAAFGTPGAVFISFLIAISTLGATNATIFTGARTNYALGQDFAGFNFLGRWQRGGNTPAGALLVQGAVSLVLVLFGTLAPRNGFETMVEYTAPVFWFFFLLSVMTIFVLRQREPQVRRPFHVPFYPVTPLIFCIICIYLLYSSVTYTGIGALLGLVVVISGIPILFWTRKQQT; translated from the coding sequence GTGGAGCAACGAGAACACCGCTTAAATCAAGAAGAAATAACAAGCACTGCAATAGCACCTGAGCCAGCGCTAGCGTTTGGAGATGCGATCGCAATTATTGTTGGTATTGTTATCGGTGCAGGGATTTTTGAAACACCGGCGCTGGTTGCTGCAAATAGTGGTAATGGCATTGTTGCGCTTGGGGCTTGGGTTTTGGGAGGACTGATATCGTTACTCGGCGCACTATGTTATGGCGAGTTAGCAACAACCTATCCGCACACAGGTGGTAACTATTATTACTTGCTACGTGCATTTGGCAAACCTGTTGCTTTTTTATTTGCTTGGGCGCGTATGACCGTGATTCAAACTGGCTCGATTGCATTGCTAGCATTTGTGTTTGGCGATTATGCTTCGCAGCTATTTCGCCTAGGAACTTATTCACCTTCAATTTATGCCGCACTCGCGATCGCCCTCTTAACTGGTTTGAATCTTATTGGCGTACAACAAGGTAAAGTTGCGCAAAATTGGTTAACCGCAGCCAAAGTGTTAGGTCTGTTACTCGTGGTAGGTGTCGGTTTAGCCGCAACGATCAAACCTCCGCAACCAACGACTATTTCAAGCGAAAGCAGTTTGGGATTAGTGATGATTTTTGTGTTGCTGTCCTACGGCGGTTGGAATGAAGCAGCGTATATTTCTGCGGAAATCCGCAATGTCCGACGCAACATGGTGCGATCGCTTGTTTGGAGTCTTGGGATTATTACAGCAATTTATTTGCTGATCAACCTTGCTTATCTACGCGGCTTAGGTCTTGCGGGAACCGCCGGTTCACAAGCTGTCGCCGCCGACTTGATGCGCGCTGCATTTGGGACGCCTGGTGCGGTGTTTATCAGTTTTCTGATTGCGATTTCTACTTTAGGTGCTACTAATGCCACAATTTTTACAGGTGCGCGGACAAATTATGCATTAGGGCAAGACTTTGCTGGATTTAACTTTCTTGGTCGGTGGCAAAGAGGTGGCAATACTCCAGCAGGTGCTTTACTCGTCCAAGGTGCAGTTTCTCTCGTACTTGTCTTATTCGGAACTTTAGCTCCACGCAATGGCTTTGAAACGATGGTGGAATACACAGCACCGGTATTTTGGTTCTTTTTTTTACTCTCTGTCATGACAATTTTTGTCCTACGACAGCGCGAACCACAAGTACGTAGACCTTTCCACGTGCCGTTTTATCCTGTAACCCCACTCATTTTTTGTATCATTTGTATCTATCTACTTTACTCTAGTGTAACTTATACCGGAATTGGCGCACTTCTAGGTTTAGTCGTCGTCATCTCAGGCATACCAATTTTGTTTTGGACGCGCAAGCAGCAAACTTGA
- a CDS encoding DNA-binding protein, with the protein MNKQFLLGLAIAASVSVLGMPTIARSQMRIGDLQQRPPGTTISGRVTSVVGNDFILEDESGQIIVDAGPRWWQQINISPGEQVTVNGELGRGGEFDAFSITRANGTVIQIRPAQGPPPWAGGSNRAPGARGSGNAPARNSLVK; encoded by the coding sequence ATGAACAAGCAATTTTTACTTGGCTTGGCTATAGCAGCGTCAGTTTCTGTATTGGGAATGCCTACTATAGCGCGATCGCAAATGCGAATTGGCGATCTACAACAACGCCCTCCTGGAACAACAATATCCGGTAGAGTGACAAGTGTTGTTGGGAATGACTTTATCCTTGAAGATGAATCGGGACAAATTATCGTTGATGCTGGACCGCGTTGGTGGCAACAAATCAACATCTCTCCAGGAGAACAAGTCACTGTCAATGGTGAACTAGGAAGAGGCGGTGAGTTTGATGCATTCTCGATTACGAGAGCCAATGGTACAGTTATTCAAATTCGCCCCGCACAGGGTCCACCGCCTTGGGCTGGCGGTTCTAATCGCGCTCCTGGAGCTAGAGGCAGCGGCAATGCTCCGGCACGAAACTCGTTAGTAAAATAG
- a CDS encoding potassium channel family protein — MGWLSQVVGTGLVVLTLADIYMTVLYPRGERGIISVALARRLWQVFRFSTRFVRKRDRILSYMGPTLLVATIAIWVLLLVVGFALIYWSALGTEIRMEGKETPTDFATAIYYSGYSLVTLGTGDITPQTRTYRLLMILESILGFSVFTVTLTFLQSVYNQLMQRNIFALSLHHRTGRTADAAVMLARMGSSGSFDSSTHQDLTNIAQNLLNLLESNHSYPALGYFRLQESYYALAQVIFLAMDTVTLIKSALDEDSYHSLVASAAVEGLEESGMQFLAELSELFLPNHAMRKRTQSEQMWRSRYDKAIAYLAAQGIATTPDLEAGADLYVALRRHWNPKLMALASYLEYEWSAIAPPDFR; from the coding sequence ATGGGTTGGTTATCACAAGTTGTCGGAACAGGGTTAGTCGTATTAACGCTTGCAGATATTTATATGACAGTGTTGTACCCCAGAGGTGAAAGGGGTATCATTAGCGTGGCGCTAGCCCGCAGGTTGTGGCAAGTTTTTCGCTTCAGCACTAGGTTTGTACGTAAGCGTGATCGCATTCTCTCGTATATGGGACCCACACTGCTAGTTGCAACGATTGCCATATGGGTATTATTACTTGTTGTAGGATTTGCATTAATTTATTGGTCTGCATTAGGCACTGAAATCCGGATGGAGGGCAAAGAGACTCCTACGGATTTTGCTACAGCGATTTACTACAGTGGCTACTCGCTCGTAACTTTAGGGACGGGTGATATTACACCCCAAACAAGGACTTATCGTTTGCTGATGATCCTGGAATCTATTCTAGGCTTTTCTGTGTTTACAGTTACGTTAACTTTTTTGCAGTCGGTATATAACCAGCTGATGCAACGTAATATTTTTGCCTTGAGTCTTCATCACCGTACAGGCAGAACCGCAGATGCAGCAGTAATGTTAGCACGTATGGGTTCGAGTGGAAGCTTTGATAGTAGTACTCATCAAGATCTCACAAACATAGCTCAAAATCTGTTGAATTTACTAGAGTCCAATCATTCGTATCCCGCGTTAGGCTATTTCCGCTTACAGGAAAGCTATTATGCATTAGCACAAGTTATTTTTTTAGCAATGGATACAGTGACGCTGATTAAAAGCGCGCTGGATGAAGACAGCTATCACTCGTTAGTCGCTTCAGCAGCAGTCGAAGGTTTGGAAGAAAGTGGAATGCAATTTTTAGCGGAGTTGTCTGAGTTGTTTCTTCCTAATCATGCTATGCGCAAAAGGACGCAATCCGAACAAATGTGGCGATCGCGCTATGATAAGGCGATTGCCTATTTGGCTGCACAAGGAATTGCAACAACACCTGATTTAGAAGCTGGTGCAGATTTATACGTTGCGCTACGTCGCCACTGGAACCCGAAGTTAATGGCGCTAGCCAGCTACTTGGAATACGAGTGGAGTGCGATCGCACCGCCTGATTTTAGATGA
- a CDS encoding alpha/beta fold hydrolase has protein sequence MSYQLQEKPIKLNNYQTVYLEGGDAHSETILFLHGWTIATEPYQTTLHLLSQKYRVIAPDLPGFGKTSFPNSVADYDEYINCLITFLAALNLQQVYVVGHSGGGAVGVVLAATHPSLVKRLVIIDSTGIPLGSLPEVALRRLIDFPAQLGKFKLEPMLLFIKALFLNWIFKPQNMIQATWIALEKDLRPLLPKVQCPTLVVWGDRDLFVPVKFAYDFYQGIPRAQLTILEGEYHEWIFYHEQKCVELVFNFFDEVERSL, from the coding sequence ATGAGTTATCAACTACAAGAAAAACCTATTAAATTAAACAACTATCAAACGGTTTATTTAGAAGGAGGAGATGCTCATTCTGAAACAATCTTATTTTTACATGGTTGGACAATAGCAACCGAGCCTTATCAAACAACGTTACATCTTTTATCGCAGAAATATCGTGTTATTGCGCCAGATTTACCAGGCTTTGGTAAAACCTCTTTTCCTAATTCTGTAGCTGACTATGACGAATATATTAATTGTCTGATTACTTTTTTAGCAGCTTTAAATTTACAACAAGTTTATGTAGTCGGACACTCAGGCGGGGGTGCAGTCGGGGTTGTTTTAGCAGCAACACATCCTTCGCTAGTTAAACGTCTTGTCATTATCGATAGTACAGGAATTCCTTTAGGTTCTTTGCCTGAAGTAGCGCTACGGCGATTGATTGATTTTCCTGCACAACTTGGAAAATTCAAGCTTGAACCGATGCTGCTTTTTATTAAAGCATTGTTTCTTAATTGGATTTTTAAACCTCAAAATATGATACAAGCTACCTGGATAGCTTTAGAAAAAGATTTACGTCCGTTGCTGCCAAAGGTTCAATGTCCTACTTTAGTAGTTTGGGGTGATCGCGATTTATTTGTTCCTGTTAAGTTTGCTTATGATTTCTACCAAGGAATTCCTCGCGCTCAATTAACTATTCTAGAGGGTGAATATCATGAGTGGATTTTTTACCACGAACAAAAGTGCGTCGAGCTTGTTTTTAATTTCTTTGATGAAGTCGAGCGATCGCTTTAG
- a CDS encoding DUF2294 domain-containing protein has protein sequence MSTQKPTRGQIERTLKQRIQALYLAEIGQRPEQVICQFFEDKLAIVLEKSVTLSEKFLLATQRQELAQEVRSHIDLAIKPQLIQIVEEVTGVAVNTILTATDLNSNISGIIVILSGLPAVRDLETIPKVKRKKKCLKSEKL, from the coding sequence ATGAGTACGCAAAAACCTACACGTGGGCAAATAGAAAGAACCTTAAAGCAACGAATTCAAGCATTATATCTAGCAGAAATAGGACAACGTCCTGAACAAGTTATTTGTCAATTTTTTGAGGACAAATTAGCAATTGTTTTAGAAAAATCTGTAACGCTTTCAGAAAAATTTTTATTAGCTACTCAACGCCAAGAGTTAGCCCAAGAAGTGCGATCGCATATTGATTTAGCAATCAAGCCACAGTTAATTCAAATTGTTGAAGAAGTGACAGGCGTTGCGGTTAATACAATACTTACCGCTACCGATTTAAACAGCAATATTTCAGGAATAATTGTTATTTTGTCGGGATTACCTGCAGTGCGAGATTTAGAAACTATTCCGAAGGTGAAGCGGAAGAAGAAATGTTTAAAAAGCGAAAAATTGTAG
- a CDS encoding response regulator — protein MLTVNLEHFSPENYFFPTAGNSLALVVDNDLDSLTLTAEIVRFCGCCALTATNSQNALQLALAYQPTIILLELMLPEMDGISLAMQLRQHTSCPIIAVTSLPKFLFGAKALAAGCNDFLEKPVVVESLESTIFRFLNISSSASPSE, from the coding sequence ATGCTTACTGTGAACTTAGAACACTTTTCACCGGAAAATTACTTCTTTCCTACAGCAGGCAATTCACTTGCTTTAGTCGTTGATAACGATTTAGATAGTTTAACCTTAACGGCTGAAATTGTTAGATTTTGCGGTTGTTGTGCGCTTACTGCGACCAATAGTCAAAATGCACTACAATTGGCGCTTGCATACCAACCAACAATTATATTATTAGAGCTAATGCTACCAGAAATGGACGGTATTTCTTTAGCTATGCAACTACGGCAACATACGTCATGTCCGATCATTGCGGTCACTAGTTTACCTAAATTTTTGTTTGGAGCAAAAGCACTAGCCGCTGGGTGTAATGATTTTCTTGAAAAGCCGGTCGTCGTTGAAAGTTTAGAATCTACAATTTTTCGCTTTTTAAACATTTCTTCTTCCGCTTCACCTTCGGAATAG
- a CDS encoding 2-phosphosulfolactate phosphatase family protein, with the protein MKLFIYHTPELTPEGKVPDCAIAVDVLRATTTIATVLAAGAEAVQVFSDLEQLIQVSEAWSTEKRLRAGERGGAKVVGFDMGNSPLDCTPERVQGRRLFISTTNGTRALQRVQNAAIVTAGAFINRASVVKYVIAQQPETLWIVGSGWEGSFSLEDTACAGAIAHSIWQQTKLSLDELAGNDEVMGAIALYAEWQNNLLELFHHASHGKRLLRLDCHEDLKYCAQMDIVDVLPLQTEPGVLKIV; encoded by the coding sequence GTGAAATTATTCATTTACCACACTCCAGAACTAACGCCAGAAGGTAAAGTACCCGACTGCGCGATCGCCGTCGATGTACTACGCGCAACAACGACGATTGCTACAGTGTTAGCCGCTGGAGCCGAAGCAGTGCAAGTGTTCAGTGACTTAGAGCAGTTGATACAGGTAAGTGAAGCTTGGTCAACAGAAAAACGACTGCGGGCGGGAGAACGCGGCGGGGCTAAAGTTGTAGGTTTTGATATGGGAAACTCACCGCTTGATTGTACACCAGAGCGCGTTCAAGGACGGCGATTATTTATCAGTACAACGAATGGCACGCGCGCGCTACAACGAGTGCAAAACGCAGCTATCGTTACAGCAGGAGCATTTATTAACCGCGCGTCAGTTGTTAAGTATGTCATCGCGCAGCAACCAGAAACTTTATGGATTGTGGGATCGGGTTGGGAAGGAAGCTTTTCGCTTGAAGATACCGCGTGTGCTGGCGCGATCGCGCACAGTATCTGGCAACAAACAAAACTATCCTTAGATGAATTGGCTGGCAATGATGAGGTGATGGGGGCGATCGCACTTTATGCCGAGTGGCAAAATAATCTTTTAGAGTTGTTCCACCACGCCAGTCATGGTAAACGATTATTACGCCTCGACTGTCACGAAGATTTAAAATACTGCGCTCAAATGGATATTGTTGATGTGTTGCCTTTGCAAACCGAGCCTGGAGTTTTAAAAATAGTGTAA
- a CDS encoding BON domain-containing protein, with protein sequence MSWLKRLFGLDRPKNAPSFSTQPQPQAQAGATTQQIPPERLGLNGEYDQSGLAKRVALAFDQDPTLDDIDTLYVAQTGSTVVLKGRVPDQQTLNKMVSIARGVHGATSVETNQVTIG encoded by the coding sequence ATGAGCTGGTTAAAAAGACTTTTTGGACTTGATCGACCCAAAAACGCACCATCGTTTAGTACACAACCACAACCACAAGCTCAAGCCGGAGCAACAACACAGCAAATTCCCCCTGAGCGTTTGGGATTAAATGGCGAATACGATCAAAGTGGGTTAGCAAAACGAGTTGCTTTAGCGTTCGATCAAGATCCAACGCTTGATGATATTGATACTTTATACGTTGCGCAAACAGGCAGTACTGTTGTTCTCAAAGGGAGAGTTCCAGATCAACAAACTCTTAACAAAATGGTATCGATTGCTCGCGGAGTTCATGGCGCAACATCTGTAGAAACGAATCAAGTGACAATCGGTTAA
- a CDS encoding alpha/beta fold hydrolase — translation MLSAIPSERWQQRIGSQRDWVWRGWQTRYTYIRAKKSLPETKPLVLLHGFGTSIGHWRQNLDVLSESHTVYALDMLGFGASEKAAVSYDVSLWVEQVYEFWQTFIRHPVILVGNSIGSLVSLAAAAKYPEMVQGVVMLSLPDPSLEEEVVPAAVRPVVQAIKSLVASPPVLKTAFRLVNRPSVIRRWASIAYANPAAVTDELVDILLGPAQDRGSAQAFYATIKAISSANGISVKNLLPAVNVPMLLIWGQQDRMVPPKLAQKFLTYNPNMQLLQLENAGHCPHDECPEAVNQAILNWINASLESKNSVGSFAVIAP, via the coding sequence ATGCTTAGTGCGATTCCTTCTGAACGCTGGCAGCAAAGAATCGGTAGTCAAAGAGATTGGGTTTGGCGGGGTTGGCAAACGCGATATACTTACATCCGCGCTAAAAAATCACTACCTGAAACAAAACCACTCGTTTTACTGCATGGCTTTGGTACTTCGATTGGGCATTGGAGACAGAATTTAGATGTCTTGAGTGAGTCGCACACCGTTTATGCGCTCGATATGCTCGGTTTTGGCGCTTCTGAGAAAGCGGCGGTAAGTTATGATGTGTCGCTTTGGGTTGAGCAAGTTTACGAGTTTTGGCAGACTTTTATTCGTCATCCCGTCATTCTAGTCGGAAATTCGATTGGCTCACTAGTATCGCTGGCGGCAGCAGCAAAGTATCCTGAAATGGTGCAAGGCGTCGTTATGCTGAGTTTACCAGATCCATCGTTGGAGGAAGAAGTCGTTCCTGCTGCTGTCCGACCCGTCGTTCAAGCAATCAAATCGTTAGTTGCCTCCCCACCTGTGCTGAAAACAGCATTTCGCTTAGTTAACCGCCCATCGGTTATCCGGCGGTGGGCGTCGATTGCTTATGCTAACCCTGCGGCGGTAACTGATGAGTTAGTAGACATTTTATTAGGTCCAGCCCAAGACCGAGGTTCTGCTCAAGCATTTTATGCAACCATTAAAGCAATATCTAGCGCTAATGGTATTAGTGTCAAAAACTTGCTACCCGCTGTTAATGTTCCCATGCTGTTAATTTGGGGACAGCAAGACCGTATGGTTCCCCCAAAGTTAGCACAAAAATTTCTGACATATAATCCTAATATGCAGCTATTACAGCTAGAAAATGCCGGACACTGCCCACACGATGAATGTCCTGAAGCAGTGAATCAAGCTATTTTAAATTGGATAAATGCGTCTTTAGAATCAAAAAACTCAGTTGGTTCTTTTGCGGTGATCGCACCGTAA
- the infC gene encoding translation initiation factor IF-3, with protein MIDKRKNRDLTLTNEQIRFPKIRVIDPDGAQLGLLSPREALQIAEEKELDLVLLSDKADPPVCRIMDYGKYKFEQEKKAREARKKQHTADVKEVKMRYKIEEHDYKVRVNQAQRFLKDGDKVKATVMFRGREIQHSDLAETLLKRMATDLEQVGEVQQAPKKEGKNMMMLIAPKK; from the coding sequence GTGATTGACAAAAGAAAAAATCGCGATCTCACCTTAACTAACGAACAAATTCGCTTTCCAAAAATTCGGGTCATAGACCCCGATGGCGCACAACTGGGGTTGCTCTCGCCGCGCGAAGCTTTGCAGATAGCCGAAGAGAAAGAGCTTGACCTTGTTCTCCTCAGTGACAAAGCTGATCCTCCAGTTTGCCGGATTATGGACTACGGCAAGTATAAATTTGAGCAAGAAAAGAAAGCGCGAGAAGCTCGCAAAAAGCAGCATACGGCTGATGTCAAAGAAGTAAAAATGCGCTACAAGATTGAGGAACACGACTACAAAGTTCGTGTCAACCAAGCCCAGCGCTTCCTCAAAGACGGGGACAAGGTAAAAGCAACCGTAATGTTCCGAGGTCGTGAAATTCAACACAGTGACCTAGCCGAAACCCTACTCAAACGGATGGCTACAGACTTGGAGCAAGTGGGAGAAGTCCAGCAAGCACCGAAGAAAGAAGGCAAGAATATGATGATGCTGATAGCACCAAAGAAGTAG
- a CDS encoding heavy-metal-associated domain-containing protein, producing the protein MALKLKVPSIVCDGCAQTITESIKTMEPDAQINVDVQAKTVTINSEASEETIKQAIVAVGHTVEGYQTG; encoded by the coding sequence ATGGCTTTAAAACTCAAGGTTCCTAGTATTGTCTGCGATGGTTGTGCGCAAACGATTACCGAATCGATTAAAACAATGGAACCCGACGCGCAAATTAATGTTGATGTGCAAGCAAAGACAGTAACAATCAACTCGGAGGCTTCTGAAGAAACGATCAAACAAGCGATCGTTGCTGTGGGTCATACCGTTGAAGGCTATCAAACAGGTTAA